CTGTGGATGGAGATTTGTTGCAAAATAGTTCCGGATTGGGACGACCTCAGTGAAGGCCAACAGGAAGATTGCAGTAAGtagccttaatttttttttattgattagtTATCagtcatgtccaaactgcggccctcatgctgttgtaaaactacaactcccagcatgccctatccaggcatgtcaggagtagtggttttgcaacagctgtagggctgCAGTTTGGTAATGCCTGTAATTTGAGAGTAATGTTTATTTTTCAGAGACGTCAGTCATGGTGCGATGGCGCTCAATAAGGGACCGCTATAAGAAAGATTATAACGAGGAGGTCAATCGCCGGAGTGGGTCTGGCGGAACCCGCCGGCAGCCGTACCGCTATGTGGCTGCCCTAGGGTTCCTACGTAGAACCCTAGAGCTGCGAAGGTAAGTAAGAAATCCatataaaaattgtaaaatgtagaAGTAGATTTTCAAAacatgctaatttttttatttattttttaacagaacAACTAGCAGTACTCGGGCGCCAGTACCTCCTTGTGAAAGTGATCAAGAGGCGGTCCCTGCTGAGATGCCCCCCGCGGATACCTCTCCACCTCGTCCAGCACCTGGTCAGGATCCAAATCGTCCTCTACTGGTGCCCTCTGGTGACGCAACAATGGCCGTTATGGCGCCACTTTTTGAGGCGTTGATGCGTCGCCAGAGGGCCGGTAGAAGCCGCCAAGCTGATTATGAAGACCTCACAAGGCTCTTGTATAAGACCTTGTGTGGTTACAGCAATAGGATTGTAGCCATGGAGGCCGAGCTGAGAAGTCTGCGGGAGTGTTTGGCACAGTTTTCTCAGCCGGGCCCGCTACAAACCTATTGACCATCAGTTAATCAGCTGGTGGCGGACTTCACGCCCGACCAGGTGTTGAAGTTCAGACGTAGGGTGGAGGATGCGGTGTGGGATTTGAGACACCGCACAACTTCCGTTCCCCAACCACCAACCTATCCCACGTCGCATTCCTATCCCCCACCACAACATCCTCACCACTTCCAAACTCCTCACCCCTTCCAACCTCTTCACCCCTTCCAACCTCCTCACCCCTTCCAACCTCCTCACCCCTTCCAACCTCTGCAAACTCCAACACATCCACCTCAACCCTCTCCCCATTCTCCAACCCCAGAGCCTTTTCACCACTGTTCTCTCTCTCCTCCTAACTATTTTCAACCAACAACTTTTAACAATCCTTCTTTGCTGGCTCGGGCACCTCCTTCACCCAATCCCCCATCCCGGTTGCATACTCCCGCTGTCTCTCCTCCCACATCACACATTTCAGTGTCCACCAGAACATACGTAGGTGGAGAGGGATCAAGCCATGCACTGCCTGCCACCCCCCAACCTCCTCCTCCAAATCCTCAATACCGGGATTTGTGATTttgttgatttattttttatgtttaatattgttttatttatatatatgttgttttttttaaatcagtaaaaTTCTGTTAAATGTTTTTATGTGTCCTTGCGTTTatttactaaaataaaaatatacctgacatgctctcccaccgcttggtGAGCGACACTGGATAATGACGTAACTCCGGGTACAGGACTTCAAATGCTCCTTCAGTAA
The genomic region above belongs to Bufo gargarizans isolate SCDJY-AF-19 chromosome 4, ASM1485885v1, whole genome shotgun sequence and contains:
- the LOC122935729 gene encoding uncharacterized protein LOC122935729, which gives rise to MRRNYPDSILTINSSSIWWRNASHSGTIPTVAMQTHLTRSLWMEICCKIVPDWDDLSEGQQEDCKTSVMVRWRSIRDRYKKDYNEEVNRRSGSGGTRRQPYRYVAALGFLRRTLELRRTTSSTRAPVPPCESDQEAVPAEMPPADTSPPRPAPGQDPNRPLLVPSGDATMAVMAPLFEALMRRQRAGRSRQADYEDLTRLLYKTLCGYSNRIVAMEAELRSLRECLAQFSQPGPLQTY